One window of Ziziphus jujuba cultivar Dongzao chromosome 5, ASM3175591v1 genomic DNA carries:
- the LOC107420897 gene encoding LOW QUALITY PROTEIN: patatin-like protein 2 (The sequence of the model RefSeq protein was modified relative to this genomic sequence to represent the inferred CDS: inserted 1 base in 1 codon), producing the protein MAAEGTNVQLQPPTYGNLITILSIDGGGIRGLIPGTILAFLESELQKLDGENARLADYFDVISGTSTGGLVTAMLTAPNEKNRPLFAAKDIKDFYLNHCPKIFPQNRCPLFPHMTKIIKALGGPKYDGKYLHQIVKEKLGNTKLHETLTNIVIPTFDIKRLQPTIFSTYELKKNLSMDALLSDICISTSAAPTYLPAHYFETEDVHGSVRQFNLIDGGVTANNPTLVAMGEVTKEIIKGSQDFFPFSPLDYTRFLVISLGTGSSKDEMKYKAPEAAKWGILSWLTHGGSTPIIDVFSQGSADMVDLHLSVVFQALNSEKNYLRIADDTLSXDVSSVDVATNKNLEQLVKVGEGLLKKPVSRVNLETGRFEAANHETNEEALRRFAKILSDEKRLRDMKSPHGKKL; encoded by the exons ATGGCCGCTGAAGGAACCAATGTTCAGTTACAGCCTCCAACCTATGGAAATTTAATCACCATTCTCAGCATTGATGGGGGTGGCATAAGAGGGCTTATTCCTGGCACTATCCTCGCCTTCTTAGAGTCTGAGCTTCAG AAACTGGACGGTGAGAACGCAAGACTCGCCGACTATTTTGACGTGATTTCTGGAACAAGCACCGGTGGTCTTGTCACTGCCATGCTAACTGCTCCAAACGAAAAGAATCGCCCTTTGTTCGCTGCCAAGGATATTAAGGACTTCTACCTTAATCATTGCCCTAAAATTTTTCCCCAAAATAg GTGTCCATTATTCCCTCACATGACTAAGATCATAAAAGCTTTAGGTGGACCTAAATACGATGGCAAATATCTGCATCAAATTGTCAAGGAAAAACTAGGCAATACAAAACTACACGAGACTCTTACTAACATTGTCATTCCTACATTTGACATCAAGCGTCTGCAACCAACAATATTTTCCACCTATGAG ttaaaaaaaaatctttcaatgGATGCCCTACTCTCAGACATATGCATTTCAACCTCCGCAGCACCAACTTATCTTCCAGCTCATTACTTCGAAACTGAGGATGTTCATGGGAGCGTCAGACAATTTAATCTTATAGATGGAGGTGTTACTGCAAACAATCcg ACTCTAGTTGCTATGGGTGAAGTGACAAAGGAGATAATCAAAGGGAGTCAAGATTTCTTTCCCTTTTCACCATTGGACTATACACGATTTCTAGTTATATCGTTAGGAACTGGTTCATcaaaagatgaaatgaaatataAAGCACCTGAAGCTGCTAAGTGGGGGATTTTGAGTTGGTTAACACACGGCGGTTCCACACCTATTATTGATGTGTTTTCCCAAGGAAGTGCCGACATGGTCGATCTTCATCTTTCTGTGGTTTTCCAAGCCCTAAACTCTGAAAAGAATTATCTCCGAATTGCG GACGACACATTGA GAGATGTATCCTCAGTGGATGTAGCGACAAATAAGAATTTGGAACAACTTGTGAAAGTTGGTGAAGGGCTATTGAAGAAACCAGTTTCAAGGGTTAATTTGGAAACTGGACGCTTCGAGGCTGCTAATCACGAGACTAATGAAGAGGCTCTCAGAAG